TCTCCTTACAGCCAGGGCAATACCTTCAGCTCCGCCGCCATAACCGGCAATAATCAGTGGCCTGCCGATCATAACAGCGTCTGCGCCAAGAGCTAACATTTTTAACACATCGATACCTGTGCGGACTCCGCCATCGACAATTACCGGGATTCTGCCGGCAACTGCAGCTGCAATTTCCGGCAAAACTTCGGCAGTTCCAGGTGTGTGGTCAAGCATTCTTCCACCATGATTAGAGACCACTATCCCTGCTGCTCCAACCTCAACTGCTATCTCAGCCTCATCCACTGTCATAATTCCTTTAATGATAAAGGGCAGGGATGTACTGTCAATAATCTCTTTCATCTCTTCTTTAGTTTTTGGACTGACAGGTATGGTGACAAGTCCTGCAGCATCAACATCCATCCCTACAGCAATGACCCCTGCCTCTTCAGCCTGACTAAAATAATCCTTCAATTCAGCCAGTTCACGAGGCTTCATAAAAGGGATTCCTTGACCTTGAGCCTTGGCAATAACCTCAACCCCCGCTTTGTACATTGCCGGATCAGGAGCATCCCCCGTGGACCCCAGAGCCCCTGAGCTCAAACAGCCTTGGATCATCGCTTCTGCCCATTCCTCTTCACTTAAGGCTCCGCCCATATTAAAATTATTGCCGGTAATGGGAGCCCCAATGATCGGCGTCTTTAATTCCTGGCCAAATAATTTCAGCTGAGTACTCGGTTTTTTTACACCATGAAGAGTCCGTAAATTAATGCGATAACCGGCTAAGGCTTCAACATTATTTTTGAAGGAGGCCCCTGTCCCCGCTCCCCCCATACCCGGAACTTCACCTGCACAGGCTTTGCCGTTACATTCAGGACAAACCCGGCAAAATCCCTTTATTTTCTCTCGAGCAGTCTGACGCATTGTTTTGTAGTTCATTACTTATTCCTCCACTATAATTATTCAAATTGATAAATTTTTGTGCCGGGAGTCTATTCGAAATCTTGGCCTGCGCCTGGCTTCAGGACAAACCGTTCAATAGCCTCTGCCACCCCATCTTCCTCATTGCTAGCTGTTACAAAGTCCGCCTGATCTTTGATTTCCGGACGGGCATTACCCATAGCTACCCCTACTCCGGCATACTGGATCATCTCTAAATCGTTAAGACTGTCCCCAATGGCCATGACCTCTTGCTGGAGAATCCCAAACCCTTTGGCCAGATAGGCTAAAGCGACCCCTTTATTAACGGAACGTTCTACAATTTCTAGAAAATGGGGTTTAGATTTCGTAATATGAACCTTGTTTCCATAACGCTGATGCAGTAAGGGCCGTAATTGATCCAAATCTGCTTCCCCGGCGATGCCCAGAATTTTTTCCACTCCTTCAGGTTCTTGGGAAAGTATGTTGGCCAGGTCCGCTTCTTCAATGTTAACACGGGCTATCCGGGCATACTCTTGGGACCATTCATTAAGTGTCTGGGCAATAACCCGGTCCTTAAGAT
This Desulfosporosinus orientis DSM 765 DNA region includes the following protein-coding sequences:
- a CDS encoding Cof-type HAD-IIB family hydrolase; this encodes MAIRLVAMDLDDTLLRDDWTISPRVVKAILKAREQGVKVTFATGRMPISTRPYAEKLGLDLPVITYHGAMIQQAVSGDILYRQVISSPLSTELVRDLAEKGIYSQIYLKDRVIAQTLNEWSQEYARIARVNIEEADLANILSQEPEGVEKILGIAGEADLDQLRPLLHQRYGNKVHITKSKPHFLEIVERSVNKGVALAYLAKGFGILQQEVMAIGDSLNDLEMIQYAGVGVAMGNARPEIKDQADFVTASNEEDGVAEAIERFVLKPGAGQDFE
- a CDS encoding alpha-hydroxy-acid oxidizing protein is translated as MNYKTMRQTAREKIKGFCRVCPECNGKACAGEVPGMGGAGTGASFKNNVEALAGYRINLRTLHGVKKPSTQLKLFGQELKTPIIGAPITGNNFNMGGALSEEEWAEAMIQGCLSSGALGSTGDAPDPAMYKAGVEVIAKAQGQGIPFMKPRELAELKDYFSQAEEAGVIAVGMDVDAAGLVTIPVSPKTKEEMKEIIDSTSLPFIIKGIMTVDEAEIAVEVGAAGIVVSNHGGRMLDHTPGTAEVLPEIAAAVAGRIPVIVDGGVRTGIDVLKMLALGADAVMIGRPLIIAGYGGGAEGIALAVRRMTNELKQAMILTGCQRLDDISIDVLF